The proteins below come from a single Nostoc sp. KVJ3 genomic window:
- a CDS encoding glutathione S-transferase family protein, producing MELLRLYDFLPSGNGYKIRLLFTQLGMPFESVELNILKGETRTPEFLRKNPNGKIPILEIEPGKYLAESNAILVYLSEGTEFLPYDRFLRSQVLQWLFFEQYSHEPFIATSRFWISILGKAEEYSQAIKEKREPGYAALSLMEKHLTSHTFFVGERYTIADIALFAYTHVADEGGFDLTQFSAIQAWIERVKAQPRYISITQS from the coding sequence ATGGAACTACTGCGTTTGTACGATTTTTTACCTTCCGGTAATGGTTATAAGATACGTCTTTTATTCACACAACTAGGTATGCCTTTTGAGAGCGTAGAGCTTAATATTTTGAAAGGCGAGACACGAACACCAGAATTTTTAAGAAAAAATCCTAACGGAAAGATACCTATTCTAGAAATTGAGCCAGGGAAATACTTAGCAGAATCAAATGCCATATTGGTATATCTGAGTGAGGGGACAGAATTTTTACCTTATGACCGCTTTTTGCGATCGCAAGTGCTGCAATGGTTATTTTTTGAACAGTATAGCCATGAACCTTTTATTGCTACATCAAGATTTTGGATTTCTATTTTAGGTAAAGCTGAAGAATATAGTCAGGCTATCAAGGAAAAACGCGAACCAGGTTATGCAGCACTTAGCTTGATGGAAAAACATTTAACCTCTCACACTTTTTTTGTAGGAGAGCGTTACACAATTGCTGATATCGCCTTATTTGCTTACACTCATGTAGCTGACGAAGGTGGGTTCGATTTAACACAATTTTCTGCTATCCAAGCTTGGATAGAAAGAGTTAAAGCTCAACCAAGATATATCAGCATTACACAATCATAA
- a CDS encoding SOS response-associated peptidase: MCGRFTLNQSAEVLAQVFHVEPVLDLAADFNIAPTQMVATVLQNPESEKREFKQLHWGLIPSWAKDSGICAKLINARAETVAEKPAFRSAFKHRRCLVLADGFYEWQRQQGKKQPFYFRLQDGQPFAFAGLWERWQPLERSLAHEEIISCTILTTAANELLQPIHERMPVILEPKDYDLWLDSQVQTPQTLQQLLRPYPAPAMIAYPVSTLVNNSRHNSPDCIIPLSEENTPTNQLN, from the coding sequence ATGTGTGGAAGATTTACTCTAAACCAGTCAGCAGAAGTTTTAGCTCAAGTTTTCCATGTCGAGCCAGTTCTGGATTTAGCAGCCGATTTTAACATCGCACCTACGCAAATGGTTGCAACAGTGTTACAAAATCCTGAAAGCGAAAAGCGTGAATTTAAGCAGTTGCATTGGGGTTTAATTCCCTCATGGGCGAAAGATTCAGGAATATGTGCAAAGCTAATTAACGCTAGGGCAGAAACTGTTGCAGAAAAACCCGCTTTTCGCTCGGCTTTTAAGCATCGTCGCTGTTTAGTATTAGCTGATGGCTTTTATGAGTGGCAACGCCAACAAGGTAAAAAGCAGCCGTTTTATTTTCGTCTGCAAGATGGACAACCCTTCGCCTTCGCAGGTTTGTGGGAGAGATGGCAACCTCTAGAGCGATCGCTTGCTCACGAGGAAATAATCTCTTGTACAATTTTGACAACGGCAGCCAACGAATTACTTCAACCTATCCACGAGCGGATGCCAGTGATTCTAGAGCCAAAAGATTACGATTTATGGCTAGATTCCCAAGTCCAAACGCCCCAAACCCTACAACAGCTATTGCGTCCTTACCCAGCGCCAGCCATGATTGCGTATCCAGTTAGCACCTTGGTTAATAACTCTCGGCATAATAGCCCAGACTGTATCATTCCACTCAGTGAGGAGAATACCCCCACAAATCAGTTAAATTAG
- a CDS encoding photosystem I assembly protein Ycf3 gives MPRTQKNDNFVDKSFTVMADIILKILPTNKKAKEAFVYYRDGMSAQAEGEYAEALEYYEEALTLEEDTNDRGYIFYNMGLIYASNGDHNKALELYHQAIELNPRMPQALNNIAVIYHYQGEKEKESGDNEAGEALFDQAADYWIRAIRMAPNNYIEAQNWLKTTGRSQIDVFF, from the coding sequence ATGCCAAGAACACAAAAAAACGATAATTTTGTTGACAAATCCTTTACAGTGATGGCGGATATCATTCTAAAGATCCTGCCAACTAACAAAAAAGCTAAAGAAGCGTTTGTTTATTATCGAGATGGCATGTCCGCCCAAGCAGAAGGGGAATATGCTGAAGCATTGGAATACTATGAAGAAGCTTTAACACTAGAGGAAGATACCAACGATCGCGGTTATATTTTCTACAATATGGGGCTAATCTATGCTAGCAACGGCGACCACAACAAAGCTTTAGAACTGTATCACCAGGCAATTGAGTTAAACCCACGTATGCCCCAAGCCTTGAACAATATCGCTGTGATTTATCACTACCAAGGTGAAAAGGAAAAAGAATCTGGAGATAACGAGGCTGGCGAAGCACTGTTTGACCAAGCCGCAGACTATTGGATTCGAGCTATTCGCATGGCTCCCAATAACTACATCGAAGCCCAAAACTGGCTGAAAACCACCGGGCGATCGCAAATTGACGTATTCTTCTAA
- the gatC gene encoding Asp-tRNA(Asn)/Glu-tRNA(Gln) amidotransferase subunit GatC yields MIDQEQVHKVANLARLELTPEEEEQFTTQLGSILDYIQQLDELDVSNVSPTTRAIDVSNITREDELQPYPDRESILNSAPEQEGEFFKVPKILNSNE; encoded by the coding sequence ATGATTGACCAAGAACAAGTCCATAAAGTAGCTAATCTTGCTCGTTTAGAATTGACTCCAGAAGAAGAGGAGCAATTCACTACCCAGTTAGGAAGTATTCTGGATTATATTCAACAGTTGGATGAACTGGATGTCAGTAATGTATCCCCAACAACACGGGCAATTGATGTTAGTAACATAACACGAGAGGATGAATTACAACCCTATCCTGACCGTGAAAGTATTCTTAACAGTGCGCCAGAGCAGGAAGGCGAATTTTTCAAAGTTCCAAAAATTCTTAACAGCAATGAGTAA
- a CDS encoding thioredoxin family protein produces the protein MALTASTMLPLGTKAPDFHLPEVVSGKATSLSTFADKKALLVMFICRHCPFVKHIQQELVQLGKDYFTSDLAIVAISANDAKNYPNDAPESLQAFATEQGFNFTLCYDESQETAKAYTAACTPDFFVFDDQRQLVYRGQLDDSRPSNGKPVTGADLRAAIEAVLASKPVTREQKPSVGCNIKWKPGNQPSYFG, from the coding sequence ATGGCTTTAACTGCTTCAACAATGTTGCCACTAGGCACGAAAGCACCAGATTTTCATCTACCGGAAGTAGTATCTGGAAAGGCAACTTCCCTTTCCACCTTTGCCGATAAAAAAGCACTCTTGGTAATGTTCATTTGTCGGCATTGTCCTTTTGTAAAGCACATTCAACAAGAATTAGTGCAGTTAGGAAAAGATTATTTTACAAGTGATTTAGCGATCGTTGCCATCAGTGCGAACGATGCAAAAAATTACCCAAATGATGCGCCAGAATCATTACAAGCATTTGCCACAGAACAAGGTTTTAATTTTACCTTATGCTACGACGAGAGTCAGGAAACGGCAAAAGCTTATACGGCGGCTTGCACACCAGATTTTTTTGTATTTGACGATCAACGCCAACTTGTTTATCGGGGACAATTAGATGATAGTCGCCCCAGTAATGGTAAACCTGTAACTGGTGCAGACTTACGCGCAGCCATTGAAGCAGTTCTGGCAAGTAAACCTGTTACAAGGGAGCAAAAGCCAAGTGTTGGTTGCAATATTAAATGGAAACCTGGAAATCAACCCAGTTATTTTGGTTAG
- a CDS encoding chlorophyll a/b-binding protein — MRTSTAIIDDQGKLNNFAIEPKVYIDEQGNRTGFTPYAEILNGRLAMIGFVSLIALEVFTGHGIVGVLASL, encoded by the coding sequence ATGCGTACAAGCACTGCTATAATTGACGACCAAGGTAAACTGAACAACTTTGCGATCGAGCCAAAAGTTTATATAGATGAACAAGGCAATCGTACTGGCTTCACCCCTTATGCAGAAATTCTCAACGGTCGTTTAGCAATGATTGGTTTTGTCTCTCTGATAGCATTAGAAGTATTTACAGGACACGGTATCGTTGGTGTTTTGGCAAGCCTGTAA
- the thyX gene encoding FAD-dependent thymidylate synthase, translating to MHRFRVEVIAKTPNPQQVIYAAMHQDYTDGFVFDERNSWPSESQSGEVIVKRLLAGERGHYGPLEHPQIVFNCGYFPHSVMQQARTHRVGVSFDVQSFRYTGNQFIDVLEGKKDIEDVFYLRPVGYYTDRQGKKYYYSPEQRAADLEWCLEAAKRYQADFEAGMSEEHARGKVPFDYRQHFVVSFNLRSFLHFCDLRNKKDAQLEIQKLCEMMWPHFEDWAPAIAQWYEKQRLGKARLAP from the coding sequence ATGCATCGATTTCGAGTAGAGGTTATTGCCAAAACACCAAACCCGCAGCAGGTGATTTATGCCGCGATGCACCAGGACTATACTGATGGGTTCGTGTTTGATGAGCGCAACTCCTGGCCTTCAGAGTCACAAAGCGGCGAAGTGATTGTCAAGCGACTTTTAGCGGGTGAGAGGGGACACTATGGGCCTTTAGAACATCCTCAGATTGTTTTCAACTGTGGTTACTTTCCCCACAGTGTCATGCAACAGGCTCGTACTCATAGGGTAGGAGTATCATTTGATGTTCAGTCTTTTAGGTATACAGGCAACCAATTTATTGATGTATTGGAAGGAAAGAAAGACATAGAAGATGTTTTTTATCTACGACCAGTTGGTTATTACACTGATAGGCAGGGTAAAAAATACTACTACTCGCCAGAGCAACGAGCAGCAGATTTGGAGTGGTGTCTAGAAGCAGCTAAACGATATCAAGCGGATTTTGAGGCTGGAATGTCTGAAGAACACGCAAGAGGTAAAGTGCCTTTTGATTATCGCCAGCATTTTGTAGTTAGTTTCAATTTAAGGTCTTTCTTGCATTTTTGTGACCTAAGAAATAAGAAAGATGCTCAACTTGAAATTCAGAAGTTGTGTGAAATGATGTGGCCTCACTTTGAAGATTGGGCACCTGCGATCGCACAATGGTATGAAAAGCAGCGTCTGGGTAAGGCCAGACTTGCACCATAA
- a CDS encoding Rpn family recombination-promoting nuclease/putative transposase, giving the protein MRRDSIFYKLFQQSPTLLFELLINPPKNADNYRFDSVAVKEPKFEIDGVFLPPENDGAGVVYFCEVQFQKDEQLYERVWAESSLYFYRNRARFSDWQAVIIYPSRSIEQSDIHSHRSLLNGGQVHRVYLDELGDIRQLPIWVALMVLTTVDEEQAPEEARYLLTRTTQKALSPSSRAIIELITTIMVYRFEQLTQAEVESMLGITLKETRVYREIKEEGREEGREEGREEATANLILRQLTKRFGELSQEIRSSISGLPLPVLEDLSEALLDFTILADLQIWLEAR; this is encoded by the coding sequence ATGCGTCGAGACTCAATATTTTACAAACTGTTTCAACAGTCTCCGACATTACTCTTTGAACTGTTGATAAACCCTCCAAAAAATGCAGATAATTATCGTTTTGATTCAGTCGCCGTCAAAGAACCGAAATTTGAAATTGACGGGGTATTTCTACCACCTGAAAATGATGGTGCTGGAGTTGTATATTTTTGCGAGGTACAGTTCCAGAAAGATGAACAACTTTATGAAAGAGTATGGGCTGAATCTTCTTTATATTTCTACCGCAACCGTGCCAGATTTAGCGATTGGCAAGCAGTGATAATTTATCCGTCGCGCAGTATTGAACAAAGCGATATTCATTCTCATCGGTCATTACTCAACGGCGGACAAGTACATCGGGTGTATTTAGATGAATTAGGGGATATTCGTCAATTACCTATATGGGTGGCGCTGATGGTATTAACTACAGTGGATGAAGAACAAGCACCAGAAGAAGCAAGGTATTTGTTAACAAGAACCACTCAAAAAGCGCTATCACCATCGAGTCGCGCCATAATTGAATTAATAACGACGATTATGGTGTACAGGTTTGAACAATTAACTCAAGCGGAGGTAGAGTCTATGTTAGGCATCACACTTAAGGAAACGCGAGTTTACCGAGAAATTAAGGAGGAAGGACGAGAGGAAGGAAGGGAGGAAGGACGAGAGGAAGCAACAGCTAATCTAATTCTTCGGCAATTGACTAAGCGATTTGGGGAACTTTCTCAGGAAATACGCTCCTCAATTTCTGGTTTACCTTTGCCTGTTTTGGAAGATTTGAGTGAAGCACTGTTAGATTTTAC